The Petropleomorpha daqingensis genome includes a window with the following:
- the glgB gene encoding 1,4-alpha-glucan branching protein GlgB has product MSTDDAPDRTGTTPAKKTTSRTTAAAKKAAAAAKTAAKKAAPAKKATAAKTTAAKTTAAKKAAPAKATATKAAPAKRAAKKTGEPTATTPPASPAIGVGAQVSGDDLQAIVEGWSHDPYAVLGTHPVGDGSWVVRTLRPDAVSVAVVDQDGSRYEASQLHGGGIYEATLPQQPGDYRIQVTYGDGSGGTNTYTVDDPYRWMPTVGELDQYLIGEGRHERLWEVLGAHVRRYDTPGGPVEGVSFAVWAPNARGVKVTGDFDYWQARAYPMRSLGSSGVWEIFIPGVQVGSRYRYHILGKDGSWREKSDPLAFQTEVPPANASVVTESHYEWTDDEWLAERARGGWHERPMSVYEVHAGSWRQGLGYRELADELIEYVVSAGFTHIEFMPLAEHPFGGSWGYQVTSYYAPTSRYGSPDDLRYLIDRAHQAGIGVIVDWVPAHFPKDAWALGRFDGTALYEHADPRRGEQLDWGTFVFDFGRTEVRNFLVANALYWCKEFHVDGLRVDAVASMLYLDYSRSEWLPNIHGGRENLEAVAFLQEMNATVYREVPGVVTIAEESTAWPGVTRPTHLGGLGFGFKWNMGWMHDSLAYMEKQPVHRSYHHGQLTFSMIYAYSENYVLPISHDEVVYGKGSLLRKMPGDRWQQLANLRAYLGYMWAHPGKQLLFMGAEFGQDAEWAESRSLDWWHLDDPAHRGILQLVTDLNTRYRELEALWSLDVEPSGFQWIDANDSSNNVLSFLRYGRAGEGLEPGAEGEARGQALACVANFAGAPHSGYRIGLPRGGRWREVLNTDAEGYGGSGVGNWGGVEAVEEPWHGQPFSAVVEAPPLGTVWFLHEG; this is encoded by the coding sequence ATGAGCACCGACGACGCACCCGACCGGACCGGGACCACGCCGGCCAAGAAGACGACGAGCCGGACGACGGCGGCCGCGAAGAAGGCGGCCGCGGCGGCGAAGACCGCGGCCAAGAAGGCAGCCCCGGCGAAGAAGGCCACCGCCGCGAAGACCACGGCAGCCAAGACGACGGCCGCGAAGAAGGCCGCACCGGCGAAGGCCACCGCCACGAAGGCCGCGCCGGCCAAGCGCGCGGCGAAGAAGACGGGCGAGCCCACCGCGACGACCCCGCCCGCCTCGCCCGCCATCGGTGTCGGCGCGCAGGTCAGCGGCGACGACCTGCAGGCGATCGTCGAGGGCTGGTCGCACGACCCGTACGCCGTCCTCGGCACCCACCCGGTGGGCGACGGCAGCTGGGTCGTGCGCACCCTGCGCCCCGACGCGGTGAGCGTCGCGGTGGTCGACCAGGACGGCTCGCGCTACGAGGCCAGCCAGCTGCACGGCGGCGGCATCTACGAGGCGACGCTGCCGCAGCAGCCCGGCGACTACCGCATCCAGGTGACCTACGGCGACGGCTCGGGCGGCACGAACACCTACACCGTCGACGACCCGTACCGCTGGATGCCCACGGTCGGCGAGCTCGACCAGTACCTCATCGGCGAGGGCCGGCACGAGCGGCTCTGGGAGGTGCTCGGCGCGCACGTCCGGCGCTACGACACCCCCGGCGGCCCGGTCGAGGGCGTCTCGTTCGCCGTCTGGGCGCCCAACGCGCGCGGCGTGAAGGTCACCGGCGACTTCGACTACTGGCAGGCCCGCGCCTACCCGATGCGCTCGCTGGGGTCCTCCGGCGTCTGGGAGATCTTCATCCCCGGCGTGCAGGTCGGCAGCCGGTACCGGTACCACATCCTCGGCAAGGACGGGAGCTGGCGGGAGAAGTCCGACCCGCTCGCCTTCCAGACCGAGGTGCCGCCGGCCAACGCCTCCGTCGTCACCGAGTCGCACTACGAGTGGACCGACGACGAGTGGCTCGCCGAGCGCGCCCGCGGCGGCTGGCACGAGCGGCCGATGAGCGTCTACGAGGTGCACGCCGGCTCGTGGCGGCAGGGCCTGGGGTACCGGGAGCTGGCCGACGAGCTGATCGAGTACGTCGTCTCGGCCGGGTTCACCCACATCGAGTTCATGCCGCTGGCCGAGCACCCCTTCGGCGGGTCCTGGGGCTACCAGGTCACCTCGTACTACGCGCCGACCTCGCGCTACGGCAGCCCCGACGACCTGCGCTACCTCATCGACCGGGCGCACCAGGCCGGCATCGGCGTGATCGTCGACTGGGTGCCGGCGCACTTCCCGAAGGACGCCTGGGCACTGGGCCGCTTCGACGGCACCGCGCTGTACGAGCACGCCGACCCGCGCCGCGGCGAACAGCTGGACTGGGGCACCTTCGTCTTCGACTTCGGCCGCACCGAGGTGCGCAACTTCCTGGTCGCCAACGCCCTGTACTGGTGCAAGGAGTTCCACGTCGACGGGCTGCGGGTCGACGCGGTCGCCTCGATGCTCTACCTGGACTACTCACGCTCCGAGTGGCTGCCCAACATCCACGGCGGGCGGGAGAACCTCGAAGCGGTCGCCTTCCTGCAGGAGATGAACGCGACCGTCTACCGCGAGGTCCCCGGCGTGGTCACCATCGCCGAGGAGTCGACGGCGTGGCCCGGCGTCACCCGCCCCACCCACCTCGGCGGCCTGGGCTTCGGCTTCAAGTGGAACATGGGCTGGATGCACGACTCGCTGGCCTACATGGAGAAGCAGCCGGTGCACCGCAGCTACCACCACGGCCAGCTGACGTTCTCGATGATCTACGCCTACTCCGAGAACTACGTGCTGCCGATCAGCCACGACGAGGTCGTCTACGGCAAGGGCTCGCTGCTGCGGAAGATGCCCGGCGACCGCTGGCAGCAGCTGGCCAACCTGCGCGCCTACCTCGGCTACATGTGGGCCCACCCCGGCAAGCAGCTGCTGTTCATGGGCGCGGAGTTCGGCCAGGACGCCGAGTGGGCCGAGAGCCGCTCGCTGGACTGGTGGCACCTCGACGACCCGGCGCACCGCGGCATCCTGCAGCTGGTCACCGACCTGAACACCCGCTACCGGGAGCTCGAGGCGCTCTGGTCGCTCGACGTCGAGCCGAGCGGCTTCCAGTGGATCGACGCGAACGACTCCTCGAACAACGTGCTGTCGTTCCTGCGGTACGGCCGCGCGGGCGAGGGCCTCGAACCGGGTGCCGAGGGCGAGGCGCGCGGCCAGGCGCTGGCGTGCGTCGCGAACTTCGCCGGCGCACCGCACTCCGGCTACCGGATCGGCCTGCCGCGCGGCGGCCGCTGGCGGGAGGTCCTCAACACCGACGCGGAGGGCTACGGCGGCTCCGGCGTCGGCAACTGGGGCGGGGTCGAGGCCGTCGAGGAGCCGTGGCACGGCCAGCCGTTCTCCGCCGTCGTGGAGGCGCCGCCGCTGGGGACGGTCTGGTTCCTGCACGAGGGCTGA